The following coding sequences are from one Culex quinquefasciatus strain JHB chromosome 1, VPISU_Cqui_1.0_pri_paternal, whole genome shotgun sequence window:
- the LOC119765418 gene encoding uncharacterized protein LOC119765418, with translation MSSGSEEGSMSSGSEEGSSLEVITRPTTLQARVFRAINRGRGSPTVRQRGSPPVPQRESPPEPQRESPPVPQRESPPVPQREAQLEPLRQQVASLEARVAILESDQARKHGSSSRSRGRRGNSQPTPSKKPQLAKYCPEQRTMKELIMRVIRYGGWNAGRMGGISEERFTELRQLGYTDFLRGVLLELYSPDELVTTTVGRSSGSATPMAHAMRDAVYRLVAAYFNVHRSLPPRSFDELNKDISHVFSNARKSSVKRREVADPGEGTSQRKDTSQRKDMYVLEGISRLEDPEAGEGTSQRSFEWEDLLVVQSSVDITGENFSDDEDDDD, from the coding sequence ATGTCAAGCGGCAGTGAGGAAGGTTCGATGTCAAGCGGCAGTGAGGAAGGTTCGAGTCTTGAAGTCATCACTCGGCCAACTACTCTTCAGGCGAGGGTATTCCGTGCCATCAACCGTGGACGCGGTTCACCAACTGTGCGTCAGCGCGGGTCACCACCTGTGCCTCAACGTGAGTCGCCGCCTGAGCCTCAACGCGAGTCACCGCCTGTGCCGCAACGCGAGTCACCGCCTGTGCCGCAACGTGAGGCTCAGCTTGAGCCTTTACGTCAGCAGGTCGCTTCCCTTGAGGCCAGGGTAGCCATATTGGAGAGTGACCAAGCTCGTAAGCACGGCTCGTCGTCGCGTAGTCGTGGCCGCCGCGGTAACAGCCAACCAACTCCATCGAAGAAACCTCAGCTGGCGAAGTACTGTCCGGAACAACGCACCATGAAGGAGTTGATAATGAGAGTTATCAGGTACGGCGGGTGGAACGCCGGCAGGATGGGGGGCATCAGCGAGGAGAGGTTCACTGAGCTGAGGCAGCTCGGGTACACTGACTTCTTGCGCGGTGTTCTTCTAGAGCTGTACTCTCCGGACGAGCTTGTCACAACGACCGTTGGTCGGTCTTCGGGATCGGCGACCCCGATGGCGCACGCCATGCGAGACGCTGTTTACCGTCTTGTTGCAGCTTACTTCAACGTGCACCGATCGCTGCCTCCGAGATCGTTCGATGAGTTGAACAAGGACATCTCCCACGTTTTCTCTAACGCGAGAAAGTCGTCGGTGAAAAGACGGGAAGTCGCAGACCCCGGCGAGGGTACGTCGCAGCGCAAGGACACGTCGCAGCGCAAGGACATGTACGTCCTTGAAGGTATATCGCGGCTTGAGGACCCAGAAGCCGGTGAGGGTACATCGCAGCGCTCCTTCGAATGGGAGGATCTGCTGGTAGTACAAAGTAGCGTTGATATCACCGGAGAAAACTTcagcgacgacgaagacgacgacgactag